The genomic interval gcaaggctgggctgggggtgctTTGTGCAGGTGAGGtgcaaggctgggctggggatGCTGCATGCAGGTGAGGTGCAAGGCTTGGCTTGGGGTGCTGCATGCAGGTGAGGtgcaaggctgggctgggggagctgcgtGCAGGTGAGGtgcaaggctgggctgggggtgctTTGTGCAGGTGAGGtgcaaggctgggctgggggtgctTTGTGCAGGTGAGGtgcaaggctgggctgggggtgctgcgtGCAGGTGAGATGAGAGCACAGCAAGACCCACCTGGTCCAGGCAGTGGTTGCGGAGGTAGCGCATGGCTTGCTGGATGCTCTGCGGCAGGGGCTGCCCGCTGCGCTGCACGTTGACTTGCAGTGGCACTCCAAACACATTCCTGTCTTTGTAATCTGGCACCTTTATCCTCTTCATAAACTTTGGTACTGCCCTATTTAAGCACAGGGAACAAAAAAACCACCTAAACtgaactgctgctgagcatttaCCTTCTGCGTTTGCAATAGTTCAGCACCTCAGCAGTTTGAAAGGCACTGACAGCGTAAATCAGCTCCTCcacacagggctggggaaggagagagtGCAGAAAACAGCTTCTGTAAAAGACAGGCTTGGCACTGGGGCAGTGTGCTGCCCACAAGTGCCACTCCATCAGCATTAGTGGGGCAAGAGCGAGAGGCTAGAACTGCAGGGGCCAGGTTGAATTACAGCGGAGTCAAgatcagtgccgcggtcagtgGCCCCTCGTAGggctgctccctgtgcttcGGGAGAGATGGACATGCCAACAATGAGCTTTTGTGTGGCAGATGCTTGTTGTGCAGAGTCCTCAGGCTGAGTCCAccacccagcagtgtgcagaaCAGCAGGAAACTGATGTCATCCATTTGAGTTTGTCAGCTAAAAGCTTCAGCTCTATAAACAACCCCTCTGAGGGACCCCCCTCCTTGTGGGGTCAGTGGCTGTGCTACCCCCACCTCTCACTCCAGTTTCAGCAGGTGCCCTTTCCCTCTGCAGATGACTCCAAGGAGAACAGTTACTAAATACCAAAGAATGATTTACCCCCAGGTCCTCAAGTGTAGAGGCTTCATAAAGGGGTGTGGGGGGAAATAGCCATTAAAATGGCCTTTAACacgagcctgcagtgtgagtgcagcccagacacaaccctgtgctggctgcagcaagagcagtgtgggcacagggcaagggaggggattctgccccttggctctgctctcctcacaccccacctgcagtcctgggggcagttctgcagcccccagcacaagcaggacatggaagtgttggagccagtgcagaggaggccaccaagatgctgagagggctgcagcagctctgctgtgagcacaggctgagagagttggggctgtgcagcctggagaggagaagacttggaggagtccttggagtggccttgcaggatctgaagggggctgctggagggctggggagggactagtgacaaggtctgggaatgagaggaggaggagaaatgggtttgaagtggcagaggggagatggaaactggatgCTGGGAAAGGGTTCTGTATagggaggctggtgagacactggcagaggttgcccagggaggttgtggagcacagaatcacccaatgtgatcaaagattgggtgattctgtgctccaccacctccctggaggtgttcaaggccaggctgaataaggccttgagtgacctgttctagtgggaggtgtccctgcctatggcagagggttggaagtgtctaagctttgaggtcccttccaacctaagccattctctgcttctacGAACATTGAGGTGATTTTCCTGACGagggagagcagctcctgcccagcactgccaggcaggaCACAGAGCAGGGAGATGGACTTCACATGCCAGTGTACAGCCCAGCTAGATGAGCAGTGCCCCAGGTTTACAGCTAACTGATGTgtcacccagcacagcaggccTGGTCTGTGTTGCCACACAGCTAGTGTAGGGCATCACTGATAGGTGCCTGGATAATAGTTGCTTTGTCAAGAGCCAGGCCCATGGAATGTGAGCAAACACCCTGCGAGCTGCAGCGAGAATCCGAAGCACGCAGggggagctgctcagtgctTATTCCTGTCTGTCAGAACAAACCACTGCTGTAGTTAGCAGGGCTGACATAGTAACAGCCTTTGAGCAGCAGGCACTTTGATGCTGAAGCTCAAAATACTCTCTGTGACTcctggggaaaggaagaggcTGGCCTGTGGTGGGGCAAAGAAAAGTCTCATTGCATCTCCTGCATCCTGAAGGTTGCCCAGGCTGGACTGCAGATAAAATAATGAGGAGAAGCTTTTCTGTTTGGTTCTTCTGCCAAAAACCCTTCAGCTGGGTTACTGACACCTGGCCACGGCAGAAACTGCTGCCTATGAGAAACTGCCATCACTCTTCCAACTTTGCCACCCTTTGCCTTCATCCTTTTTGCAAGCTAAGTGGATTTATAGATCTctaaagaagggagagaggtttTGGCTGGTGTGACACTGGAATTGAAGGGAACTGACATTATTTAATGACATAGTTTTTTAGAGAGAGAAACTAAATGCAAGTAACTTAAGGAAGGCAATCCTATGGACAAGGTgttgtgatgacaggaggaggaggaatgggtttaaattggcagaggggagattgaaactggatgtttggaaggagtcatttgcagtgagggtggtgagacactggcacaggttgcccagggaggttgtagagcacagaagcacccaatgtgatcaaagatcacctccctggaggtgttcaaggccaggctggatgaggccttgagcgacctgttctagtgagaggtgtccttaaggctggggggttggaactggctgatccttgaggtcccttccaacctaacccatctACGTTTCTGTGCGCTGTGAGCCAGGCTGCCTGCGCGGGGCGCTGTGCCCTTACCAGCTGAAGCCGTGCTTGTTGGACGGGGTGTacctctccagcagggcagtcAGCTTCAGCAGCGAGTACTTCTGCAGCAGGTTCATCTGTGCCACCGACTGGCAGCTGATCTGCAGCGATGCCGAGCTGAGGCTGGGCCGGTGGGAGCTCTGGAAGCTGTGCCACCTCAGCTTGTGCCTGCACAGGAGATGGGGACAGAGCAAGGAGCTGTCACTGGAAGGCCCCTGCAAGGTACCAGCAACCAACAAGCCTCTGAGGcttcacaggcagcagctgcaccttGCCTGCCTCACCCAGAATGATGCAGCCAACTGTGCTTCAGATGGCAACCTGTGCACGGCTCGgtgccagccacagcctcctgccctACCACACAGCCTCtgagggcttcagcacccttcCTCAGAAACCCTTTCGTTGTTAAGGCAGTGGGAACCAGAAAATTccatggagaaaaaaaggccCCCAGGTTTTAAGACAAATCAAACAGGAACCAACACTTGCAGGAGTCCCACCGAGTTTAGACAGGCAGCTGTAGGTGACTCAatgacagcagaaagcagaccCTAGACGATTGGCACTGATttcaaagggaagaagggaagctAGGGCCAGAAGGACTCCCAACACCAAACCCAGTCACCCATCCCACAGCACAACCCCCAGCAGAAACTGGGAGGCCACTGGAACTGCCCCAGTCCCCCTCTGTGCTACAGACATTAAGGGATGCAAACAAGCCTCATCTTACTGCAGAGGTAATGCCCTTGTCTGCCCtagggagcaggctgctgctgccagctggggggGCTGAAAGAGCCTGAAAGCCCAGAGGGGTCCTGCATGCTGCCACACACCTGAGCACCCTGGCACAGACTGAAcacactgccacaggcagaccACACTGTCACAGACAGAGCACCCTGCCACAGACAGACCACACTGTCACAGACAGAGCACCCTGCCACGCACCTGAGCACCCTGTCGTTCTTCCCCTTGCCAGCTTCTGTCCAACTTGAGGTCCTTCTCCCTCCCACGCAGCACTGCCCTCTGAAGCATCACCACTGCTTACCGCTGCCTCAACACTGCTCCTGGTGCTGACTCGCTGAGTGTGCTGCTTCTCAGCGGTAGCTTGGCCCAAGCACACAAACATAGcccccaggggtgggcatcCCTTGTGCTCAAGCCTAGCACATGTACTGCCCTTGCCTGTGGCTGTGTTGGGAAGTGATGGGAACAGCACATTTGTGCTTCAAGGGCCACAGCTTCAACTGCACCTATGCTGTGGCTACTGCAGAGCCACTCAGTCTGGAGCAGACCTCACTGTGGCCACCCCCGGCACTGACGCTGGTGATCTCACCTGCTGGACCGTGTCAGTGATGCGCCCACCCCAGAGTCTCTCCTGTCCTGCATCCCTGCCGACTCCTCCGTTTCGTTCAAAGAATTGCCCGTGCTGTCCAGGTCGCTGGGGGTCATCCGATCGTTgtccacatccaggtggatctgCTTTGGAGAGGAAGGGCAGGGGGAGATGGAGTCGAGCGCCGAGTCGGAGTCGCCCTCGTCGGAGAACTTCTCGGACCACTGGTTCACTATCCTCTGCATGCCTCTGACGTGGTACAGGATGtcgtccagctctgggaacatgTCCTCGTTTTCCAGGTCGGCCAGGTCGCTGGTGCTGGAGTAGAGGATGGAGCCGGGCACGTTGTCATAGATGCTGAGGCGGCTGCTGACCGAGCTGGAGGAGTTGCGCCTTTTGCCCGCGCCCAGCTCTTTGGAGCTGTCCCCGCTGTTCTCCCTGCGGAGGCTGAGGTGGCCGTGCCCGTGGAAGCTCCCTGTCCTCCAGTTCACCGAGCTGCTGCCTTCGGTGGGGCTGAAGCTGCCGTTGGAGAGCGCCTTGGGAAAGGTGCCGGGCTTGTGGTCCTCGGGGATGAAGAAGACGGTGTCCTCCGCAAGGCTGCCGCGGTTGCGGAAGTTCTGCTCCAGCACGTCGCCGAAGGTGCACTGGCTGAAGGGGTCGAAGCCCTCCAGGTACATGCCCACCCTCTTGTTGTAGGCGCTGAGGCTGCGGGTGCGTGTGACGGGGCTGGGCGTGCTGACGGCGCTGCTGGTCTCggactggctgctgctgctgctggtctgggTGGAGTTGGAGACGCTCCTCTTCCGGACCATGGgcaggctgaggtggctgcCGTTGAGGGCAGAAATCTCCACGCAGTTCAGCTGCTTCAGCTTGTCCTCGTCCATGCTCTCCTGCAGGATGGGCCCACTAATGATGAGGCCGAGCTTCGACGGAGCTTTGCTCTTGCTGTGGTGAGAGCTCTTGATTTTCAGGCTCTCCATTCTCTTGAGCAGGCTCTTGGTTCTGGACTTGGTGTTCTTCTCAGTGGGTTTCGTGCTGAAGCTGAAGTTAGTCAGCTCCCTGGGCGAGGGCAAGCTGCTGAACGAGTCATCGTTGGCTGCCACATTGCTGGATGAGCAAACGCTCACCACTGAGTTGGTCCTGGTAGTGGAGGCCTCGCTCTGCAGggtgggctgctggctgctgctgaggctcagAATGGAAGCCACCTCCTGGCGCTCGCTGAGGTCCGTCAGCACGCTCTCGCTGCTGGCCGCCGCGCTCAGCTGGGCAGCTTCCGCGCAGGGGGCAGGCAAGTCCTGCTTTGGAGGGAACACATCGAACTCTTCCAGCCTCGACCACCTCTTGCTGTCCCTCTGAAAAGTCCATTTGCCACTTATTGCACAAGGTTCATCTTCATCTGAGTCTTCACTCTGTAACGaagaagaaggctgagagcgCAGCCGGCAAGCTGCCCGGGCAGCAAAGCCAGCTGCACGTAAAGACAGTGCCCACTGCTTTAGGCATGGCCTTGCTCTTACTGCATCCAAACTAAGAAGAGTCTTCTGCTGCAGGGGGAGGAAGATTAAGTCCTGCAATCTGTGCAAatagtgcaaggtcctgcagctgggtagaGGCAAGCCCAAGCACAACTATAGGCTAGGCaatgagtggctgcagagcagccctgagcagaggcacttgggagtgctgctggaggagaagctccacaggagccagcagtgtgcacttgcagcccagagagccaagcagagcctgggctgcagcagcagcagtgtggccagcagggccagggaggggattctccccctctgctctgctctgctgagaccccacctggagtcctgcatccagctctggagcccctgggacaagagggctgtggagatgctggagagtgtccagagcagggccaggaggatgctgagaggctgcagcagctctgctgtgagcacagcctgaaagagttggggctgggcaggctggagcagaggaggctcccaggggaccttcttgtggccttccaggatctgaagtgggctccaaaaaagctggggagggacttttgagggtgtcagggagtgtcaggagtggggggaatggagcaaagctggagatggggagagtgaggctggaggtgaggaggaagttgttgagcaggagagtggtgagaggctggcaggggttgccgagggaggtggttgaggccccatggctggaggtgtttgaggccaggctggctgaggctgtgtgcagcctgctctagggtagggtgtccctgggcatggcagggggttggcactggctgatacttgtggtcccttccagccctggctgattctatggttctgttctGTGAGTTCAGGCCACGAAGCCCCTTGCAGGAAAGACAAGGTGGGGCAGGCAATGTATTTTAACTGATTTTAAACACAGAGGATGGAACCTTCATAAAAAGCAACAAACACCACAAGCAGCTTTAAATTGGTCTCTCCTGAAAGCTCTCCTGTCCAGAGGCTTCTAATGAATTGGTCACAGTGGAGAGCCCTCAGATCAATGGAAATTCCTGGCATGCATAAAATGTTACAGGGAGTCAGAGAGAGGTTGGGGTCCctctggagtctctccagagttGCACTCTGTCGATAGTGGCTGTGTGTTTATACTCCTCTGTGCAACGCTGAGATGCTTCTCCTGTGGTCTGAGTTACAGCAGCTTCATTCCTCACCCGTCTGGGGAGTCTGAATGGTCTAAGGAGATAGCAAGAGAGGCTCCCGCCCTGCCGCAGTGCGACGCCTCCAGGCGCTCGCCCGGGGCCACTCTTCCTCCCACAGGCCAGCAGCTAACATTTTAAGAATGTCCTGTGAAGTTTCTGCTTCGGCCTCGCTCCAGGCAAGCTCTGACACTCAGATAGTGAGCAGCCAGAGCTCCCTGGCGCTGCTGCACGTAAGGCAAGGGCAAAGAACATCTCCCACGGTGAGGGCTGATgaatgaggagagcctgagggcacAACTCAGTGTGCAGCGCTGCAATCTCTTCACAGAAACACCGAAAGGGAACGGTCCTGGGCAAAGCCACGTTAGAAGAGTAAGCCCTCTGAAGCTATGCAAATCCCACCCAAGAGCAGCAGGCAAGCTCTGGCATCCGGAGCAGCAAGCACCACTTGAGTTTCACCTCATTTCTTTAGGTGCTTTAATTTAAACCCAGAGACACatgcctggcccaggctgtggctctgcctggcAGGAACACAAAGGTGGGCTCCCAGGAAAAACAGACAGCTGCTCACAGTTCCAGTGTGCTACGTAggcatttccagctgctgaccctccccTAGGTTCCTGGGGTTGGGGTTTCCTGTTTTGTTGGGGATTTTAGCACATTTCATCAGCTCAGGAGGATAACTGAACCACCTTGGCtatttttcacagccaataCATGAGAGGCACAGAGCAAACATCATTTGCTTTGTTTCCCAGCTACTAGAAACGACTTCTGCTCATCACCCAGGTGAAAACATAACCAGGACTGGCTTGCTTGTTGGGAGCTCTGAGGAGAGAAAAAGTAAGCTGAAAGTGCCAGTGGCTGGTAGTGATGGTGTGGCAGTGAATGTGGCCTGACCACAGAAAAAGGAGCAGTTCAAGTGTCCTTCCTTTGCAAGGAGAAGGAAACTGATTTCTGTCAGCACAgctttcccctgtgctcaacagcTCTGAAGGCTAAGCAGCGATTTGAACGAAGTCAcagcagaagggaagaggaTCCAAGCCCATCTGCCAGAACATGGGTGGTGaatgaaagccaggaagggTACAAACAAAAGGTAACGTCCAGGCTCCGGAAGAGCCGGGcttggagctgaggaggggtCAGGGCTGGCCTCTAGCAGCAACCCTGAGCATTCCGGTGCTAAGGAGGCACAGGAACGAGGAGAGCTCTTCTGGTGGCCATCAATGGCACTCCAGCTGCCTACCCTCCCCGTTAAAGAGTTCCTGCATGGGCTGCCTCAGCGTTATCTTCTGGCGCTGGGATGCTGCTTCCAACATACCACAAGCAGACAGGGACAGATGGGATTAATTCCTGGTAAACAATCTCAGAGCATTTGTATGCATTCTTGTTAGGggcagggcagcactgcagtgccttAGCTCAGGCCTCTTTATCTGCAGTTGTCATATCCCAGGGGACAGTATCAGCTACTGACCCCCCCAGGACACACACATCGGTTTAATGCAGCTACTGAGCAGCACCTCAGTAGGTAaaccctgcagctcagcttgctGCTGGTGCTACCTCATGGAAATCAGACTGGGTGCTGCTTTACTTCTCACCACGCTCCACAGGGATCCTGAAGATTCAGGAAACACTTTTCATTCCTGCTGAGCTCCCTGGAGACATGTAAGCTGTCTGAAAAGCCTTAACTCCAAGCTGTGCCTTCAGAAGGCGAGGGAGCAGAGTGGCCAGGCCTGCAAAGGGTCGCTTGGCTTTGCACAGCCTAACAGCCTCCTaaacagcacactgctgactgaGGGCAAGGAGCCTCAGCTGAAGCTGGTGCCAGTGAGGCCACTCCACCATTGGTGTCAGCTCATCGTGGCTGGTCAGCATGGCCTCCATAACGGCTGCTCTTTGCAATCCTGCCCGGGGGCAGGGAAGGTGCTACAGAATGAGCAGAGCAGACCAGTGCCTTTCAGACTGGGAGCAGCACCCTGGGCAAGAGTTTGCTAGGGGAATAATCTTCACCCTCGGCCAAGTTCTCACTCAGTGAGGACACAAAACGAAAGGTAAGCAGAGTTCTGCCTGTccgtgccaggctctccccagggGTTCTCCCAGCCCGCAGCTGAGTGCCCTGCTAGAGGTTCTTGCAGTGTGCTCACACAGTGCTGGAACAGAAGGTGTTAGAGGCACTTACCCTTTTCCTGTGGGGACTAATTTCTAGCTTCATGACTGCACACTTGTTTAAAGTGTTCAAGCGCCTGCAAAGCAAAGGCAACAGGGTAAGAGAGGCTCCAGCCTGCAGACACAGGCTGCTCCCCTTCAAAGGCTTCTCTGGAGGCTGCTTTGCATACAAAAAGCCACAAGCCGAGTTTCAATTAGAGCACTAATTATACTTAACCATTAACCCATTCCATTTGGCTGTATTCTAACCTCAGAGGGAGAGGTGGGTCCCTGCTTGCTCACAATTACCTGCATCCAAGTAAGGAGAAGTGGATGGAAACTCAGAGCAGTGGAACTGTCGTAACTACACCTGTTTGAAGAGCAGACATCTGAGCCCTGAAACAATGGACCTCAACCGACTAAAACCAGCAGAAGAGCTTTCCTAcctcacactgcacacaggTCTGTCCGAGAAACTGGCCTGCCTAAGCTGAACCCTCCCAGAGCAGACTCCTTTTGCACTGATCAGTGCCTGCTTTGTTTCTGAACAATGAGTATTTTCCACTGGCTCTTGGGACAAGACAAGTTCCCAgtcaaaaaagccaaaacaaacccccccaGATCACAGATTTGATTCTGCCTTCCTAAACTGCAAGTTCTATATACTTTAAAATGTTGTTCTGAAGGACTAAAGTTTGAGCATAAAGTGCTGTAGCCTCCGTGTGAGATGTGGCAGCAGACTGGATGCATACTTTGAAGTACtgtatcacaaaatcacagaaccaagcaggttgggagagagctctaagctcagccagccctcagccagcccaacctagcacccagccctgcccaaccgaccagaccatggcactaagtgccccagccaggcttggcttcaacacctccagccacggccactccaccacctccctgggcagcccattccaatgccaatcactctggcaaaAATTTCCTCCTAAGGTCcaacctcccccggcacagcttgagactgaaTGTCTGCAAtcatccctctgctccctgaggAGTTAATGACCTGGTAGGTACCCtctaaacaacaacaaatctttcttctccctcctgccctggaaGCTtactgtgcagggctgggcaaaAGGCTTAGAGCAGAGCAAAACTTGGCACTGCTCAACACACAGCTCCATGGCAATTTGGGCACAGCTAAATGTGAGCTGCTTtggtctcctgcccctctcccagcccttgcctccCAGAAACTTCTCCAAGAACAACGCTGAGTTAGCACCTGCCCTGTTTAAAGGTGGTGAGGGAAATGCTGGCACCTTGGCAAGGCGAAAGGTGGCAGAGCATGGGCACGATGCAGAAGGCAGCCAGGctaaagcagcagcttcaggcAGTGAGAGTTTGGTGCCCTGTGCTTGCACTTCCACTCCTGAGGCTTTGCTGTGGGGTTGGATGAGGAGACTACCTGAGCTGAAAGCCAATCTGTCAGTGCTTTGCTGGGTTGGATTTCTCTCAGAgtggctgccccagctgcctgaaggggcagtgtgtgcagggaggtgagcaggggagcagagccagtCTTGTCCTTCAGCCAGACTGCAGACCAGCTCCACCAGGAGCAAAACACAGCTTTAaaacccctcagcagctctgcacaatTTGCACATAACTCACTTGAGCCAAGTGCAAGGCAGACcttgcaccagcagctctgcccagagaaCTGCTGCTGGTGCTCCGGATGGGCCCCTCCAGCCTCATGCCATGTGTAACCTGAACACAGAAATGTGTGCTCAGTAAGAATCACTGCTCCCCTCTTTCCACAGCCTTTTATGCACAGGATTGGTTGCAGATGGTATTTACACAGGGCTTGATCCTGAGGCCatcaaagaaaatggaaaagctcCTACTGGTGCTTTTGCAGCAGTTGGGAGGCAAAAAAAGGCAGTTTGATCTGTAATTAGACCCAGCCACGAGACAGCAGAAAGGATGAGGAACAGAAGAATTGCCATGGGTCAGAGGGGAGGGCAGTGGCAGGTTAGCACAGTTATCCAGATCTCACTACTCTCATCTCTGCCCTGACTTTGAAAGGCAGGGGGCTCAGTGCTgcgggctgcagctgctgggtagCTGCACAAGTCCACCTTCAGAGGAGCTGCCTTTACGCTGCGGGCGGAGGGTGACTGTCCCAGCTACAACCAAAGTGGAACTGTGGGGTTTGGGAGGCCACACAGCAGCAAAAAAGCCACCTCCCTCTTTAGCTGTAaaagcagcctcctctcaaagtCCTGCACCCCCAGAGCAGGGAATATTGAACTGCTTTCAGCTCCACATTGTGTAATAGTTTACAAATTTCACAGTGCTGCGACCTTTGACTCAGGCAGCCAGAAGTGAGCGCTGAatccctgcagcaggctttATCTAGCTCCAGCCTGTCTGACTGCTAATAAAGACCATCTCTGATTTCACAGAGATTACAGCCCCAGACTTTCCCCCTACTCCCATCAAACCCTGAAATGGGTGGAAAAGAGCAAAGACCTCTTTCCACAGAGGGTCTTTAAGTCTCCCAGCACACCTCAGAGGAGCGAGTCTGCAGGCGAGATAAGGTAACCCCCAAAGAGAGAGGTTAAATGCAACAGCAGCCAGGCCAGGAGAGGCTCTGTTACACATCTGAGATGATTTCATCACAAAACCAGTTTCCTCTTCAACCTAACTGCACTGCAGCTTTGGTTACATACACCACACATCCTGCTTTACCTTCTGCTCAAGTTCAGCAGGGCTCAGTTCCTTGAGGACACTGAGAACACAGTACACCAAGCAAAGCTGCCTCCCTACCACACTGGTGGGCTGCAAAAAGCTAAGGCTACTGAGTCTAGGCTTTGCTAGGGTGAGAGTTACCCACACAACTGTCCTTAACCTTCACCTGTGCTTCACAGCACTCTGAAAGCATCTGAGCACACATCTGGTTCCTGGGGATCCTCTCATCACACTGATACTCGTTAACGAATCTCAGTTTCCCTACTGGCTCTGGACCTTCTCCCTTGGCAAGTCCATTCCCAGGTATAAATCCAAGCTGTTTCCCTGCTGACACTCAGCAGGGCTGCCTCCTTCTTTAGCTCTGTCGTACTCTGCCCAAACCTGTCCCAGCAGTGTCTTCATGAGGACAAGATGGGAGATGTGGGACCAGGCAGgactgctgcagacagcactcacagccactctcacctGGCTATCTCAGGCTCAGTTCCTGCAGTGCCTCATACCACTCTCTGCCACTCTCTGGCTGGCTAAGACAACCAGATAGCATTCCCCCCATCACTAAGGAATGCCTTGGAGCCACCCCTCTCCAAATGCATCTTCACATCTGGATGGTATCTTACCCCTGGGGATCGTTACACCTCCAGAACCTCACTTTTCCTCACCCTCCGTGTACTCCTacccaggctctcagcctcctttgcccTGGCTCTGTAAAACCCTTCCTCCTGAGGGTGACCAGCACAACAGGACCTGCTTCTCAGTCCCAGCCTTCCAGCTGAGATGGCCTCTGTCAGCCCTAAGGCAATTGCACTGGAAGCCCGAACCTGCCCCACCCAGAcactgcagcttctctcccAGAGGAGCAAGCAACACATTCGTCACTCCCAGTCTTCCCCTCAGACATGGCCAAAGTCACTTTGGCCTCAGTTCACAGCCTGAGCTTCTACCAAGGGCAGCTGAAGACTTGCAGTCTGAGCACCTAACTTCACCTCGTCTGTAGGCTCAAATTCCCATCTACCATGGGAAGCCTTTCTTAGTCCAGAGCATCCAggctgccacaggcagctcctggaacagctggcagctcctggcttgggcagattcactctgctatgggtcaagaactggctggagggccaggacCAGAGAGCGATggggaatggagccacatccagctggcagctggcactggtggtgtgccccagggatcagtgctgggcacaggcctgtgcaatgtctttattgatgatctggagcagggcattgagtccagcagcagtgagtttgcagatgacaccaagctaggagcagctgtggagctgctggagggtaggagagccctgcagagggacctggccaggctgcaagggtgggcagaagccaaggggatgagactgaacaaggacaagtgcagggttctgcactttggccacaacaaccccaagcagcactccaggctggggccagagtggctgagagcagccaggcagagagggagctgggggtgtgcagcctgcagcagaggaggctcagggcagagctcattgctgcctgcagctgcctgcagggaggctgtagccaggtggggttgggctctgctgccaggcagccagcaacagaaggggacacagcctcaagctgtgccagggcaggtccaggctggatgtgaggaggaagttgttgacacagagagtgattggcattggaatgggctgcccagggaggtggtggagtggccgtggctggaggt from Pogoniulus pusillus isolate bPogPus1 chromosome 9, bPogPus1.pri, whole genome shotgun sequence carries:
- the DLC1 gene encoding rho GTPase-activating protein 7 isoform X3, with the protein product MHHPLKAPLRRSFSDHIRDSTARALDVLWKNTRDRRLADLLFPIDIALVKREHDFLDRDAIEALCRRLNTLNKCAVMKLEISPHRKRSEDSDEDEPCAISGKWTFQRDSKRWSRLEEFDVFPPKQDLPAPCAEAAQLSAAASSESVLTDLSERQEVASILSLSSSQQPTLQSEASTTRTNSVVSVCSSSNVAANDDSFSSLPSPRELTNFSFSTKPTEKNTKSRTKSLLKRMESLKIKSSHHSKSKAPSKLGLIISGPILQESMDEDKLKQLNCVEISALNGSHLSLPMVRKRSVSNSTQTSSSSSQSETSSAVSTPSPVTRTRSLSAYNKRVGMYLEGFDPFSQCTFGDVLEQNFRNRGSLAEDTVFFIPEDHKPGTFPKALSNGSFSPTEGSSSVNWRTGSFHGHGHLSLRRENSGDSSKELGAGKRRNSSSSVSSRLSIYDNVPGSILYSSTSDLADLENEDMFPELDDILYHVRGMQRIVNQWSEKFSDEGDSDSALDSISPCPSSPKQIHLDVDNDRMTPSDLDSTGNSLNETEESAGMQDRRDSGVGASLTRSSRHKLRWHSFQSSHRPSLSSASLQISCQSVAQMNLLQKYSLLKLTALLERYTPSNKHGFSWAVPKFMKRIKVPDYKDRNVFGVPLQVNVQRSGQPLPQSIQQAMRYLRNHCLDQVGLFRKSGVKSRIQALRQMNENCPDSASYEGQSAYDVADMLKQFFRDLPEPLMTNKLSETFLQIYQYVPKDQHLQAIKAAIMLLPDENREVLQILLYFLSDVTAAVKENQMTTTNLAVCLAPSLFHLNTVKRENSSPRVMQRKPSLGKPDQKDLNENLAATQGLAHMIAECKKLFQIPEEMSRGRNSYTEQDLRPLSLEELRGGGSSTEPSDYHCYLQDCVDDLLKEMKEKFKGWVSCSTAEQAELAYKKVCEGPPLRLWKASIEIPALPEDVLNRLLKEQHLWDEDLIDSKVIEPLDSQTDIYQYVQHSMAPQPARDFVVLRTWRTNFPKGACVLLATSVDHERAPVAGVRANVLLSRYLIEPCGSGKSKLTYMCRIDLRGHMPDWYTKAFGHLCASEVVKIRDSFSHQSPEGKEVKSR
- the DLC1 gene encoding rho GTPase-activating protein 7 isoform X2, translated to MHHPLKAPLRRSFSDHIRDSTARALDVLWKNTRDRRLAEIEAKEACDWLRAAGFPQYAQLYEDLLFPIDIALVKREHDFLDRDAIEALCRRLNTLNKCAVMKLEISPHRKRSEDSDEDEPCAISGKWTFQRDSKRWSRLEEFDVFPPKQDLPAPCAEAAQLSAAASSESVLTDLSERQEVASILSLSSSQQPTLQSEASTTRTNSVVSVCSSSNVAANDDSFSSLPSPRELTNFSFSTKPTEKNTKSRTKSLLKRMESLKIKSSHHSKSKAPSKLGLIISGPILQESMDEDKLKQLNCVEISALNGSHLSLPMVRKRSVSNSTQTSSSSSQSETSSAVSTPSPVTRTRSLSAYNKRVGMYLEGFDPFSQCTFGDVLEQNFRNRGSLAEDTVFFIPEDHKPGTFPKALSNGSFSPTEGSSSVNWRTGSFHGHGHLSLRRENSGDSSKELGAGKRRNSSSSVSSRLSIYDNVPGSILYSSTSDLADLENEDMFPELDDILYHVRGMQRIVNQWSEKFSDEGDSDSALDSISPCPSSPKQIHLDVDNDRMTPSDLDSTGNSLNETEESAGMQDRRDSGVGASLTRSSRHKLRWHSFQSSHRPSLSSASLQISCQSVAQMNLLQKYSLLKLTALLERYTPSNKHGFSWAVPKFMKRIKVPDYKDRNVFGVPLQVNVQRSGQPLPQSIQQAMRYLRNHCLDQVGLFRKSGVKSRIQALRQMNENCPDSASYEGQSAYDVADMLKQFFRDLPEPLMTNKLSETFLQIYQYVPKDQHLQAIKAAIMLLPDENREVLQILLYFLSDVTAAVKENQMTTTNLAVCLAPSLFHLNTVKRENSSPRVMQRKPSLGKPDQKDLNENLAATQGLAHMIAECKKLFQIPEEMSRGRNSYTEQDLRPLSLEELRGGGSSTEPSDYHCYLQDCVDDLLKEMKEKFKGWVSCSTAEQAELAYKKVCEGPPLRLWKASIEIPALPEDVLNRLLKEQHLWDEDLIDSKVIEPLDSQTDIYQYVQHSMAPQPARDFVVLRTWRTNFPKGACVLLATSVDHERAPVAGVRANVLLSRYLIEPCGSGKSKLTYMCRIDLRGHMPDWYTKAFGHLCASEVVKIRDSFSHQSPEGKEVKSR